The Rhodospirillaceae bacterium genome includes a window with the following:
- a CDS encoding glutathione S-transferase, with protein sequence MRTLYHLWLSPFSRKTRIALAEKNLEFTMQVERVWERRRTFLAMNPAGQVPVLVEEDGTAIADSDAICEYLDEAYPEPPLIGETPMARAEVRRLSAWFDTKFNREVTENLVGEKVTKRFLNLGEPDSNAIRAGLVNVHYHLDYITYLMDRRDWLAGDRFSLADIAAAAHLSTIDYLGDVPWKQHNPAKDWYARVKSRPSFRPLLADHIPGIEPPKHYADPDF encoded by the coding sequence ATGCGCACCCTTTACCACCTCTGGCTCTCGCCCTTCTCGAGAAAAACGCGCATCGCGTTGGCAGAGAAGAATCTGGAATTCACGATGCAGGTTGAGCGGGTCTGGGAGCGGCGGCGCACTTTCCTTGCCATGAACCCGGCGGGCCAGGTGCCGGTGCTGGTCGAAGAAGACGGCACCGCAATTGCGGACAGCGACGCGATTTGTGAATATCTGGACGAAGCCTATCCAGAGCCGCCGCTGATCGGCGAAACACCCATGGCGCGCGCCGAAGTGCGCAGGCTTTCCGCCTGGTTCGACACAAAATTCAATCGCGAAGTGACGGAAAATCTTGTCGGCGAGAAAGTCACCAAGCGGTTTCTTAATCTAGGCGAGCCGGACTCGAACGCCATCCGGGCAGGGCTGGTAAACGTCCATTACCACCTCGATTACATCACCTATTTGATGGACCGCCGCGACTGGCTTGCCGGCGACCGGTTTTCCCTGGCCGACATTGCCGCCGCAGCGCATCTTTCAACCATCGACTATCTGGGCGACGTCCCCTGGAAACAGCACAATCCGGCGAAGGACTGGTACGCGCGCGTCAAATCCCGGCCGTCCTTCCGTCCGCTGCTGGCCGATCACATCCCCGGCATCGAACCCCCGAAGCATTACGCGGACCCGGATTTCTGA
- a CDS encoding glutamate synthase large subunit — protein sequence MKKDPSLQKKNSGQRFVDAWRTNAAHLEATGLYRADQEHDACGVGMVASIDGKPRRSVVEAGISALKAVWHRGAVDADGKTGDGAGIHVEISQEFFKEHIARTGHRPEKGRLAVGMVFLPKTSLTAQEACRAVVEAEILAFGYRIYGWRQVPLDASVIGEKSNAARPEIEQIMIANSRGVDTDQFELDLYVIRRKIEKRVLEEEHINDFYFCSLSCRSIIYKGMFLAEQLTNFYPDLLDKRFISRFAIYHQRYSTNTFPTWPLAQPFRMLAHNGEINTLRGNINWMRVHEARMKSDRFAEHIEALKPVVPPGSSDSAALDAVFELLVRSGRTAPLAKVVMIPDSWSNKTILPQKHRELFHYCNCISEPWDGPAAVTATDGRWVIAGMDRNGLRPLRYTITGDGLLIVGSEAGMVWADESEVVEKGRVGPGQIIGINLDEGRFYHDRELRDMLAAEHPYGKWLKNIIKSDTLVKSAAPEKSTYTHEALRTHQAAFGFTLEEIELLLHPMAEDAKEATGSMGDDAPLAVLSDHYRGLHHYFRQRFSQVTNPPIDSLRERRVMGLKTRLGNLGNLLEANEGQTRHLELESPVLSNAEFEAVRAHMGKDAIEIDCTFPIKDGENALQNALTRIRQETEDAVRGGIVHVILSDQNVGPEHAAIPMILATGAVHTHLVKQQLRSFTSLNVRSGECLDVHYFAVLIGVGATTVNAYLALETIADRHRRGLFANRTLEECLARYTTAVGNGLLKVMSKMGISVIASYRGGYNFEAVGLSRALVAEFFPSMTSRISGIGLSGIQAKALFLHRRAYEEETVALPIGGSYSVRHGGEAHAVTGNLIHVLQTAVATDSYSTYKKYSEGLRHQPPIQLRDLLDFKPIGQSIPVEEVESITDIRKRFGTGSMSHGALSREAHETLAIAMNRIGGASCSGEGGEDPARAQSLPNGDNANSVIKQIASARFGVTAEYLNNCDEIEIKIAQGAKPGEGGQLPGFKVTEEIALLRHSTPGVTLISPPPHHDIYSIEDLAQLIYDLKQINSHARVCVKLVAEDGIGTIAAGVAKAKADVILISGHCGGTGASPQTSIKYAGIPWEMGLSEVNQVLTLNRLRHRVRLRADGGIRTGRDVVIAAMMGAEEFGVGTTSLIAMGCIMVRQCHSNTCPVGICTQDERLRNKFEGTPEKIVNLFSFIAEEVREILASLGMRSLEEVVGRTDLLAQVSRGSAHLDDLDLNPLLTQPDPGEFPRHCSLKGRNEVPDTLDARMVQDAHAALEKSGKVQLAYNIRNTQRAIGTRLSSMITRRYGMAGLAEDHITVRMRGTAGQSLGAFAVKGLKLEVFGDANDYVGKGLSGGTIVVRPLTASPLVTNENTIVGNTVLYGATSGRLFAAGQAGERFAVRNSGAETVIEGCGSNGCEYMTGGTVVILGGVGDNFAAGMTGGMAFIFDQAGNLSHHINDEMVIYQRIQTTHWEDVLKRLIADHVQQTQSRFAQGLLNDWEQIAPHFWQIVPKEMLNRLDHPITLEETQASA from the coding sequence ATGAAGAAGGATCCGAGTTTGCAAAAAAAGAATTCCGGCCAACGCTTCGTTGACGCGTGGCGGACAAACGCAGCCCACCTTGAAGCTACAGGCCTTTACCGCGCCGATCAGGAGCACGATGCCTGTGGCGTCGGCATGGTTGCCTCCATTGATGGCAAGCCCCGGCGCAGCGTCGTCGAAGCGGGGATCAGCGCGCTCAAGGCCGTGTGGCACCGTGGTGCCGTCGATGCCGATGGCAAGACGGGGGATGGTGCCGGCATCCATGTCGAAATCTCTCAGGAATTTTTTAAAGAGCACATCGCGCGCACCGGTCACCGGCCGGAAAAGGGACGCCTTGCTGTTGGCATGGTCTTTCTTCCCAAAACCAGCCTGACCGCACAGGAAGCCTGCCGCGCCGTCGTCGAGGCCGAGATTCTGGCCTTCGGCTATCGCATCTATGGCTGGCGGCAGGTGCCGCTCGATGCCTCCGTCATCGGCGAAAAGTCGAACGCGGCACGCCCGGAAATCGAGCAGATCATGATCGCCAATTCGCGCGGCGTCGACACCGATCAGTTTGAGCTGGACCTCTATGTCATTCGCCGCAAGATCGAAAAGCGCGTGCTTGAGGAAGAGCATATCAACGACTTCTACTTCTGCTCGCTTTCCTGCCGCTCTATTATTTACAAAGGCATGTTCCTGGCCGAACAGCTAACAAATTTTTATCCGGACCTGCTCGACAAGCGCTTCATTTCGCGCTTTGCAATCTACCACCAGCGCTATTCGACAAACACGTTTCCAACCTGGCCGCTCGCACAGCCGTTTCGCATGCTTGCCCACAATGGCGAGATCAATACGCTACGCGGAAACATCAACTGGATGCGCGTTCACGAAGCGCGCATGAAATCCGATCGCTTCGCAGAACACATCGAAGCCCTCAAGCCAGTCGTCCCGCCAGGAAGCTCGGATTCGGCCGCGCTCGATGCCGTCTTTGAGCTGCTGGTTCGGTCCGGACGAACGGCGCCGCTCGCAAAAGTCGTGATGATTCCGGATTCGTGGTCGAACAAGACTATCCTGCCGCAAAAGCATCGGGAACTTTTCCATTACTGCAACTGCATCTCCGAACCATGGGACGGACCGGCAGCCGTCACCGCAACGGACGGGCGGTGGGTCATCGCCGGCATGGACCGCAACGGCCTTCGCCCGCTGCGCTACACGATTACCGGCGATGGTCTGCTTATCGTCGGTTCCGAGGCCGGCATGGTGTGGGCGGATGAATCCGAAGTTGTGGAAAAGGGACGCGTTGGCCCCGGCCAGATCATCGGCATCAATCTGGACGAGGGGCGCTTCTATCATGACCGCGAACTCCGCGACATGCTGGCAGCAGAACATCCCTACGGAAAGTGGCTAAAAAATATCATCAAATCCGACACCTTGGTCAAAAGCGCCGCGCCCGAGAAAAGCACCTACACACACGAGGCCCTGCGCACCCACCAGGCCGCGTTTGGCTTCACCCTGGAAGAAATCGAACTTCTGCTTCACCCCATGGCCGAAGACGCGAAGGAAGCGACCGGCTCCATGGGCGACGACGCCCCCCTTGCCGTGCTTTCCGATCACTATCGGGGCCTGCACCACTATTTCCGGCAGCGATTCAGCCAGGTCACCAACCCGCCGATCGACAGCCTGCGCGAGCGCCGGGTCATGGGGCTGAAGACGCGACTTGGCAATCTGGGAAATCTGCTCGAGGCAAACGAAGGACAAACCCGGCATCTGGAACTTGAATCGCCCGTCTTGTCCAACGCCGAGTTTGAAGCCGTCCGCGCCCACATGGGAAAGGACGCCATCGAAATCGACTGCACCTTCCCGATCAAGGACGGCGAAAACGCGCTTCAGAATGCGTTGACGCGCATCCGCCAGGAAACGGAAGATGCCGTGCGCGGCGGCATCGTTCATGTGATCCTGAGCGACCAGAATGTCGGGCCGGAACACGCCGCCATTCCGATGATTCTTGCCACCGGCGCCGTGCACACCCATCTCGTCAAGCAGCAGCTTCGCTCCTTCACGTCCCTGAACGTGCGATCCGGTGAATGCCTGGACGTTCATTATTTTGCCGTTTTGATTGGTGTTGGCGCAACCACGGTCAACGCCTACCTTGCCCTTGAAACGATCGCAGACCGGCACCGCCGGGGTCTGTTTGCAAACCGGACGCTGGAAGAATGCCTTGCCCGTTATACAACAGCGGTGGGCAACGGCCTTCTCAAAGTCATGTCGAAGATGGGTATCTCGGTCATCGCCTCGTACCGCGGCGGCTACAATTTCGAAGCGGTTGGCTTGTCGCGCGCGCTTGTCGCGGAATTTTTCCCCAGCATGACGTCACGCATTTCCGGCATCGGGCTTTCCGGCATCCAGGCAAAGGCCCTTTTCCTGCATCGCCGCGCCTATGAAGAAGAAACCGTTGCCCTTCCCATCGGCGGTTCCTACAGCGTTCGCCATGGTGGCGAGGCCCATGCCGTCACCGGCAATCTCATTCATGTGCTGCAAACGGCCGTCGCCACGGATTCCTACAGCACCTACAAGAAATACAGCGAGGGCCTGCGCCACCAGCCGCCCATTCAGTTGCGCGACCTTCTGGATTTCAAACCGATCGGACAATCGATCCCCGTCGAGGAAGTCGAATCGATCACAGACATTCGCAAACGCTTTGGAACCGGCAGCATGTCCCACGGTGCCCTCTCACGCGAAGCGCATGAAACCCTCGCCATCGCCATGAACCGGATCGGCGGCGCATCGTGCAGCGGCGAGGGTGGCGAAGACCCGGCGCGCGCACAATCACTGCCAAATGGCGACAATGCAAACTCCGTCATCAAACAGATCGCCTCGGCCCGCTTTGGCGTCACGGCAGAATATTTAAACAATTGCGACGAAATCGAAATCAAGATCGCCCAGGGCGCAAAACCGGGCGAAGGCGGGCAGCTTCCCGGCTTCAAGGTGACGGAAGAAATTGCCTTGCTGCGGCATTCAACCCCGGGCGTCACGCTGATCTCGCCACCGCCACATCATGACATCTATTCAATCGAAGATTTGGCGCAGCTCATCTACGACCTGAAACAGATCAATTCCCATGCCCGGGTTTGCGTGAAACTGGTGGCCGAGGACGGCATCGGCACGATTGCCGCCGGCGTCGCCAAGGCAAAAGCAGACGTCATCCTGATTTCCGGCCATTGCGGCGGCACCGGAGCCAGCCCGCAGACCAGCATCAAATATGCCGGCATCCCCTGGGAGATGGGGTTGAGCGAGGTGAACCAGGTGCTGACGCTCAACCGGTTGCGCCATCGCGTGCGCCTGCGCGCCGACGGCGGCATTCGCACCGGTCGCGACGTCGTCATTGCGGCCATGATGGGGGCGGAAGAATTTGGCGTCGGCACCACGTCCCTCATTGCGATGGGCTGCATCATGGTCCGCCAATGCCATAGCAACACCTGCCCGGTCGGCATCTGCACCCAGGATGAACGGCTTCGCAACAAATTCGAAGGCACCCCGGAAAAAATCGTCAATCTGTTCAGCTTTATTGCCGAAGAAGTGCGCGAAATTCTGGCCTCTCTCGGCATGCGCTCCCTTGAGGAAGTCGTCGGGCGCACGGATTTGCTTGCCCAGGTCAGCCGCGGCAGCGCCCATCTCGACGACCTGGACCTCAACCCCCTTCTCACCCAGCCAGACCCGGGCGAGTTTCCGCGCCACTGCTCGCTTAAAGGCCGCAACGAAGTGCCCGACACGCTGGATGCGCGCATGGTCCAGGATGCCCACGCGGCGCTGGAAAAATCGGGCAAGGTTCAGCTTGCCTACAACATTCGCAACACCCAGCGCGCCATCGGCACCCGGCTGTCCTCGATGATCACGCGGCGCTATGGCATGGCAGGTCTGGCCGAAGACCACATCACGGTGCGCATGCGCGGCACGGCGGGCCAGTCCCTCGGCGCTTTTGCCGTCAAGGGGCTGAAGCTCGAAGTGTTTGGCGATGCGAACGACTATGTCGGCAAGGGCCTTTCCGGCGGCACCATCGTCGTACGCCCACTTACCGCCTCGCCTCTGGTGACGAACGAGAACACGATCGTCGGCAACACAGTTCTCTACGGCGCCACCAGCGGTCGCTTGTTCGCCGCCGGCCAGGCGGGCGAACGCTTCGCCGTTCGCAACTCCGGCGCCGAAACAGTCATTGAGGGCTGCGGCTCAAACGGCTGCGAATACATGACCGGCGGCACCGTTGTTATTCTTGGTGGCGTCGGCGACAATTTTGCCGCCGGCATGACCGGCGGCATGGCTTTCATCTTCGATCAAGCGGGAAATTTATCGCATCACATCAACGACGAGATGGTCATTTACCAGCGGATCCAGACCACCCATTGGGAGGACGTCCTAAAACGCCTCATCGCCGATCATGTCCAGCAAACCCAGTCCCGGTTCGCCCAAGGCCTGCTGAACGACTGGGAACAGATCGCGCCGCATTTCTGGCAGATCGTGCCGAAGGAAATGCTGAACCGGCTTGACCATCCGATCACCCTGGAAGAAACCCAGGCCAGCGCCTGA
- a CDS encoding dihydropyrimidine dehydrogenase, whose protein sequence is MAQRMLKFINTAQRMPAKREADDRRHDFQEIFGPYDSEKAVEQAGRCSQCGVPFCQIHCPVSNNIPDWLKLTAEGRLEEAYALSSATNNLPEICGRICPQDRLCEGNCVIEKGFGSVTIGAVEKHITDTAFEMGLVKPPAPRLERKQSVGIIGGGPAGLAAAEQLRRKGYQVHVYDRYDRIGGLLVYGIPSFKLEKWIVERRVKLLAEGKIVFHCNFEVGRDASLPELQQRHDAILIATGVYKARDIALPGAGLGGVQQALDYLTASNRKGLGDNVPLFDDGTLNASGKNIVVIGGGDTAMDCVRTAIRQDAQSVKCLYRRDRKNMPGSEREVRHAEEEGVEFLWLSAPVAFLGDDTVASVRASRMHLGDTDATGRQTPQPITGSQFSMDADIVIKALGFDPEEVPALFGAPELAVNRWGTITIDYRTMMTNLESVFAAGDIVRGASLVVWGIRDGRDAAENIDAYLQAKAAGEDWPAKKLAASA, encoded by the coding sequence ATGGCCCAACGCATGCTCAAATTTATCAACACGGCCCAACGCATGCCGGCCAAGCGGGAGGCCGATGATCGGCGGCATGATTTCCAGGAAATCTTCGGCCCCTATGATTCAGAAAAGGCCGTTGAACAGGCCGGGCGCTGCTCGCAATGCGGCGTGCCCTTCTGCCAGATCCACTGCCCGGTTTCGAACAACATTCCCGATTGGCTGAAACTGACCGCAGAGGGCCGGCTTGAGGAGGCATACGCGCTTTCCTCCGCGACCAACAACCTGCCCGAGATTTGCGGCCGCATCTGCCCCCAGGACCGGTTGTGTGAAGGCAATTGCGTCATCGAAAAGGGTTTCGGCTCCGTTACCATCGGCGCGGTCGAAAAACACATCACGGACACCGCCTTCGAGATGGGCCTCGTCAAACCGCCAGCGCCGAGGCTGGAGCGCAAGCAATCCGTCGGCATCATCGGCGGCGGGCCGGCCGGCCTTGCCGCTGCAGAACAATTGCGGCGCAAAGGGTATCAGGTGCATGTCTACGATCGTTACGACCGGATCGGGGGCCTGCTCGTATATGGCATTCCCAGTTTCAAACTTGAAAAATGGATTGTCGAACGGCGCGTCAAGCTTCTCGCCGAAGGCAAGATCGTGTTCCATTGCAATTTCGAGGTGGGCCGCGACGCCAGCCTCCCGGAGCTCCAACAGCGCCATGACGCAATCCTCATCGCAACGGGCGTCTACAAAGCACGCGACATCGCCCTTCCTGGCGCCGGCCTGGGTGGCGTCCAGCAGGCCCTCGATTATTTAACGGCCAGCAACCGCAAGGGACTTGGCGACAATGTGCCGCTTTTCGACGACGGCACGCTGAACGCCAGCGGCAAAAACATCGTCGTTATCGGCGGTGGCGATACGGCAATGGATTGCGTCCGCACAGCCATTCGCCAGGATGCCCAATCCGTAAAATGCCTCTATCGACGCGACCGCAAGAACATGCCCGGCTCCGAACGCGAAGTGCGACATGCCGAAGAAGAAGGCGTCGAATTCCTTTGGCTTTCGGCACCGGTGGCCTTCCTTGGCGACGACACCGTCGCCAGCGTCCGCGCCAGCCGCATGCATCTTGGCGATACGGACGCAACCGGGCGGCAAACGCCGCAACCGATCACCGGTTCGCAATTTTCCATGGACGCGGACATCGTCATCAAGGCCCTCGGCTTTGACCCTGAAGAAGTCCCCGCCCTTTTCGGTGCGCCGGAATTGGCAGTCAATCGCTGGGGCACGATCACCATCGATTACCGCACGATGATGACCAATCTCGAAAGTGTTTTTGCCGCTGGCGACATTGTCCGCGGCGCGTCGCTTGTCGTGTGGGGAATCCGCGACGGGCGCGATGCCGCCGAAAACATCGACGCCTATCTCCAGGCAAAAGCGGCGGGCGAAGACTGGCCCGCCAAGAAACTTGCGGCGAGCGCCTGA
- a CDS encoding undecaprenyl-diphosphate phosphatase — translation MILLHIVMLSLVQGITEFLPISSQAHLILASKGLGWPDQGLLIDVALHIGTLAAVLVYCWRDVWRMARGLGQAFGGTVDAGARLGLQVILATLPVVVAGYFLIDQVVHFRDPLVIGWTTLVFGVLLYLADRFGLRVRRVEHMGFAGAFAIGLAQVCALVPGTSRSGVTMTAARMLGFEREEAARFSLLLAIPAILGAGTLEGMHLYEMENVQLTQDAFLGAALAFVTALGAISLMMRWLRRANFTPFVLYRVVLGAGLLAFVYWGILPSDLF, via the coding sequence TTGATTTTATTGCATATCGTCATGCTTTCCCTTGTCCAGGGGATCACTGAATTTCTTCCTATCAGTTCCCAGGCCCATTTGATCCTGGCCTCCAAGGGGTTGGGCTGGCCGGACCAGGGGCTGTTGATCGACGTTGCCCTTCATATCGGTACCCTGGCGGCGGTGCTGGTCTATTGCTGGCGGGATGTCTGGCGGATGGCGCGGGGCCTGGGCCAGGCTTTTGGCGGCACGGTTGATGCGGGTGCCCGTCTTGGCCTGCAGGTGATTTTGGCGACGCTGCCGGTGGTGGTGGCCGGCTATTTCCTGATCGATCAGGTGGTCCATTTCCGCGACCCGCTGGTCATCGGCTGGACGACCCTTGTTTTTGGCGTTTTGCTCTACTTGGCCGACCGTTTTGGCCTTCGCGTTCGCCGGGTTGAACATATGGGTTTTGCCGGGGCCTTTGCCATCGGCCTGGCCCAGGTCTGTGCGCTGGTACCGGGCACCAGCCGTTCCGGTGTGACGATGACGGCGGCCCGGATGCTTGGCTTTGAGCGTGAAGAAGCGGCGCGGTTTTCGCTGCTTCTCGCCATTCCGGCAATCCTTGGTGCCGGGACCCTGGAAGGGATGCATCTTTATGAAATGGAGAATGTGCAGCTGACTCAGGATGCGTTTCTCGGCGCCGCCCTCGCCTTTGTTACGGCGCTTGGGGCCATTTCCCTGATGATGCGGTGGCTGCGGCGCGCCAATTTCACGCCCTTTGTCTTGTACCGGGTGGTGCTGGGCGCAGGCCTTCTGGCCTTTGTTTATTGGGGAATTTTGCCGAGCGACCTGTTTTAA